From a region of the Marinomonas mediterranea MMB-1 genome:
- a CDS encoding SDR family NAD(P)-dependent oxidoreductase, with product MTGEVKLQTALVTGAGQGLGFHIAKSLKLAGYQLVVTDRDPIAAENAAMQLDASGETVLSLSLDIANKSDFELALEKTIKRFGSLQVLVNNASITRATPVMEISPEEFNEVVNVNLGGTFFGCQVIGAYFAEQGYGRIVNMASLAGQNGGTSTGAHYAASKGAIITVTKVFAKELASKGVTVNAVAPGPIESPMVSALVPEERLATLLDAIPVGELGDADFIGDVVVQFARPEAYFTTGTTWDVNGGLFMR from the coding sequence ATGACTGGTGAAGTGAAACTGCAGACAGCATTAGTGACTGGAGCGGGACAAGGGCTTGGTTTCCATATTGCCAAAAGTCTAAAGTTGGCGGGCTATCAATTAGTTGTCACAGATAGAGATCCCATCGCAGCGGAAAATGCGGCTATGCAGTTGGACGCGAGTGGTGAAACCGTATTGTCACTGAGCTTGGATATAGCAAACAAGTCAGACTTCGAGCTGGCCCTTGAAAAGACGATCAAACGATTCGGTAGCTTGCAGGTATTGGTAAACAATGCATCGATTACTAGAGCGACGCCGGTGATGGAGATTTCGCCTGAAGAGTTTAATGAAGTCGTCAACGTAAATCTTGGCGGCACGTTCTTCGGTTGTCAGGTCATTGGAGCTTACTTTGCTGAACAAGGCTATGGCCGTATCGTTAATATGGCCTCGTTAGCAGGACAAAATGGTGGCACGTCAACGGGCGCGCACTACGCGGCTTCTAAAGGTGCCATTATTACGGTGACGAAAGTCTTCGCGAAAGAGTTGGCGTCGAAAGGGGTAACCGTCAACGCGGTTGCGCCGGGGCCGATCGAGTCGCCAATGGTGAGCGCGCTGGTGCCTGAAGAGCGTTTAGCAACGCTACTGGATGCCATTCCTGTCGGTGAGTTGGGAGACGCTGATTTTATCGGAGATGTGGTTGTTCAATTTGCCCGCCCTGAAGCGTATTTCACTACAGGCACCACTTGGGATGTCAATGGTGGATTGTTTATGCGCTAG
- a CDS encoding aromatic ring-hydroxylating oxygenase subunit alpha, whose translation MSELISLENISLKAADMVEEGRVHKDLYSDPAIYEEELDKVFNSTWVYIGHESEVPEAGSFKTSYIGRHPVILSRDRKKNTHVLLNRCRHRGATVCEHRKGKTKAFACPYHGWGYGLDGSLRGVPKLEEYDGVLDKNELPLESLRHESYQGLVFATFKDDIEPLEDFLGKAKKWIDLFIKQGGGFPLKVLGEHRFNFPGNWKIQLENTTDAYHFPIVHKSFVSSLDDATADIFDFLDGEGFVEDLGNGHSVMVMIPELIDLEADLDQPIPARFEELAQALREEGQSEEQIKRLVRASHGTGFNLNLFPNVSCSMAFFRVLRPVNVNETEIQHVALGGEGAPAVFNQKRMRLHEHFQGPMGFGTPDDGEAWERVQKGSMAGQDGWILVNRGMGKLFTTPDGNTAGAVCSETGMRSAYQHYKKMMAAGEEK comes from the coding sequence ATGAGTGAATTGATTTCATTAGAAAATATTAGTTTAAAAGCAGCAGATATGGTTGAAGAAGGTCGAGTACATAAAGACCTATATTCTGATCCCGCGATTTACGAAGAAGAATTAGATAAAGTATTTAATAGCACTTGGGTTTACATTGGCCATGAAAGTGAAGTGCCAGAAGCCGGGAGTTTTAAAACCTCTTATATCGGTCGTCATCCTGTTATTTTAAGTCGTGATCGTAAAAAGAACACTCATGTTTTGCTTAATCGCTGCCGCCACCGTGGTGCGACAGTTTGTGAGCATCGCAAAGGTAAAACGAAAGCCTTTGCTTGTCCTTACCATGGTTGGGGTTATGGTCTAGATGGCAGCCTACGTGGTGTGCCAAAGCTTGAAGAATACGATGGTGTTCTTGATAAGAATGAGTTGCCATTAGAGAGCTTACGTCATGAATCTTACCAAGGGTTGGTCTTTGCAACCTTTAAAGACGACATTGAGCCGCTTGAAGATTTTTTAGGTAAGGCTAAAAAATGGATCGACTTGTTTATTAAACAAGGCGGAGGTTTCCCTCTTAAAGTATTGGGTGAGCATCGTTTCAACTTTCCGGGTAACTGGAAAATTCAGTTGGAGAACACAACAGACGCCTACCATTTCCCGATAGTCCACAAGTCATTCGTAAGCTCGCTTGATGATGCGACCGCAGACATTTTCGATTTTTTGGATGGTGAAGGTTTTGTTGAAGATCTAGGCAATGGTCACAGTGTTATGGTGATGATTCCTGAGCTAATTGATTTGGAAGCAGATCTAGATCAGCCAATCCCAGCACGATTCGAAGAACTTGCTCAAGCACTTCGTGAAGAAGGTCAAAGCGAAGAGCAAATCAAACGTTTAGTACGTGCGTCACATGGTACAGGCTTTAACCTAAACCTATTCCCGAACGTCTCTTGTTCAATGGCGTTTTTCCGTGTTCTTCGTCCTGTGAACGTGAACGAGACTGAAATTCAGCACGTTGCCTTAGGTGGTGAAGGTGCTCCGGCTGTCTTCAACCAAAAACGTATGCGTCTACATGAGCACTTCCAAGGGCCTATGGGCTTTGGTACACCAGATGATGGAGAAGCTTGGGAGCGTGTTCAAAAAGGATCGATGGCCGGTCAAGACGGCTGGATTCTTGTAAACCGAGGCATGGGTAAATTGTTCACAACACCTGATGGCAATACAGCAGGCGCGGTATGTTCAGAAACAGGCATGCGCAGTGCTTATCAGCACTACAAGAAAATGATGGCAGCAGGTGAGGAGAAGTAG
- a CDS encoding PDR/VanB family oxidoreductase, which yields MSDELLKVVVQKREMHTDTVVALELADLEGNALPVFDAGAHIDLHLSDELIRQYSLCGDPANDKVYRLGVLKDPNSRGGSIAVHENLLEGKELVVSKPRNLFPLDEGAQHSILIGGGIGITPMIAMAYELTHAGRSFELWYCSRSPETSGFLDELKSAPFADKVNLHFDSEQGGKPLNLDSVLQDKQSNSHVYVCGPTGFMEWVIDTSLKKGFADEAIHREFFTVDVEKGGNSFEVYAEQSDITVTVKEDESVADALKAAGVKVQVSCEQGTCGTCLCDVLEGTPEHRDVYLTDDEKDDNDQMTLCCSRSLSDRLVLDI from the coding sequence ATGTCTGACGAGTTATTAAAAGTAGTTGTCCAGAAAAGAGAGATGCACACGGATACTGTAGTGGCATTGGAATTAGCGGATTTAGAGGGCAATGCCTTACCTGTGTTTGACGCAGGCGCACACATTGATCTCCACCTATCAGACGAGCTTATTCGTCAATATTCACTATGCGGCGACCCTGCCAACGATAAAGTGTATCGGTTAGGTGTTCTTAAGGATCCTAATTCTAGAGGTGGGTCGATCGCTGTGCATGAAAACTTACTCGAAGGTAAAGAGTTGGTGGTGAGTAAGCCGCGTAACCTTTTTCCTTTGGATGAGGGAGCACAACATTCTATTTTAATCGGTGGCGGTATTGGTATTACGCCTATGATCGCAATGGCGTATGAATTGACACACGCTGGTCGTAGTTTTGAGCTTTGGTACTGTAGCCGATCTCCAGAAACCAGCGGTTTCTTAGATGAACTAAAATCGGCGCCATTTGCAGATAAAGTGAATTTGCATTTTGATTCTGAACAAGGCGGAAAGCCATTAAATCTAGATAGTGTGCTACAAGACAAACAAAGCAATAGCCATGTTTATGTCTGTGGTCCAACAGGGTTTATGGAGTGGGTGATCGATACATCGCTGAAAAAAGGCTTTGCGGACGAAGCGATTCACCGAGAGTTCTTTACGGTTGATGTTGAAAAAGGCGGTAACAGTTTCGAAGTGTATGCGGAGCAAAGTGATATTACTGTTACCGTGAAAGAAGACGAAAGCGTTGCTGACGCGTTAAAAGCGGCAGGCGTTAAAGTTCAGGTGTCTTGTGAGCAAGGAACGTGTGGAACGTGTTTATGTGATGTTTTGGAAGGCACGCCCGAACACCGCGATGTATACCTTACTGATGACGAAAAAGATGATAACGATCAAATGACACTTTGTTGTTCTCGCTCTTTATCGGATCGTTTGGTTCTGGATATTTAG
- a CDS encoding nuclear transport factor 2 family protein, with amino-acid sequence MMATDEILKRLDALESENKIRACINRYMDLCDHLNPETPLDELGQLFTEGAIWEGKGARYAKSFGGFKGRKAIVDMLAKYTAEPAHFSLNVHYLTSEVIRVDGDCASASWNMLQVSSFSEDGSHLNSARLTIDFERQSDTWQMSHFQTENRFSRPVSSWNDDAHLPVPGSEK; translated from the coding sequence ATGATGGCTACTGACGAAATATTGAAACGTTTAGATGCACTTGAGAGCGAGAATAAAATTCGCGCGTGCATCAATCGTTATATGGATTTGTGTGATCACCTTAATCCAGAAACTCCTTTAGATGAACTTGGGCAGTTGTTCACAGAAGGGGCTATTTGGGAAGGCAAAGGTGCACGATATGCGAAGAGCTTTGGCGGCTTTAAAGGGCGTAAGGCTATTGTCGATATGCTAGCGAAATATACGGCAGAACCTGCTCATTTTTCGCTTAATGTGCATTATTTGACGTCGGAAGTGATACGTGTGGATGGCGATTGTGCATCCGCAAGCTGGAATATGCTGCAGGTATCGTCTTTTTCAGAAGATGGGTCTCATCTAAACAGTGCCCGACTGACAATCGATTTCGAACGTCAAAGTGACACATGGCAGATGTCTCATTTCCAGACCGAAAATCGATTTAGCCGTCCCGTCAGCAGTTGGAACGACGACGCTCACTTACCTGTTCCAGGTTCCGAAAAATAG
- a CDS encoding acyl-CoA dehydrogenase family protein, which yields MMPAYESAQRSTIYDALGTSEFQQLLSEISERARANEFDEQTFISQDIIDKFKAFGLYRSLVPKSLGGDELTAAQFCEVIEEISKADGSAGWVGSFAMGVVYLSALPIETLKKVYAKTPDLVFAGGIFPPQAAEVSEEGFTVKGRWKFSSGCMGADVVGVGIAPKEGDKVGLPRMAVMSADKVSIDKTWNTVGMAGTGSHDLVVDNVTVPEDWSFVRGGASNLTENMFRYPSLSFATQVLAVVGLGVARAALDELQAMAAGRASVTGAPNMGQRPLTQVEVAKAEAELRAARSFFYESIDDAWASLEEGGEVSKEQTNLLRLSSTHLTRVAADVARKVQMLSGMTGIYKASPLARFVNDAQVVTQHAFMGDITWQNAGAIFFGQDPLPGYL from the coding sequence ATGATGCCAGCCTATGAATCAGCGCAGCGTAGCACTATCTACGATGCGCTGGGCACAAGCGAGTTCCAGCAATTATTAAGTGAGATTAGCGAACGTGCACGCGCAAACGAATTTGATGAACAAACTTTCATTAGCCAAGACATAATCGATAAATTTAAAGCGTTTGGATTGTATCGTTCACTGGTGCCTAAATCGTTAGGTGGTGACGAACTAACAGCGGCTCAGTTCTGTGAAGTTATTGAAGAAATCTCCAAAGCGGATGGTTCTGCGGGCTGGGTTGGAAGCTTTGCTATGGGGGTTGTATACCTTTCAGCATTGCCGATTGAGACGCTAAAGAAAGTATATGCTAAGACTCCGGATCTGGTTTTTGCTGGTGGTATCTTCCCTCCGCAAGCGGCTGAGGTCTCTGAAGAAGGCTTTACCGTAAAAGGTCGCTGGAAATTCTCTAGCGGTTGTATGGGCGCGGATGTTGTCGGTGTTGGTATTGCGCCAAAAGAGGGCGACAAAGTAGGCTTGCCACGTATGGCTGTCATGAGCGCTGATAAAGTTTCTATCGATAAGACTTGGAATACCGTGGGTATGGCGGGCACAGGAAGTCACGACTTAGTTGTTGATAACGTGACTGTTCCTGAAGATTGGTCGTTTGTTCGTGGTGGGGCTTCGAACCTTACCGAAAATATGTTCCGTTACCCTTCTCTTTCTTTTGCGACACAGGTATTAGCGGTCGTTGGTTTAGGTGTTGCGAGAGCCGCACTGGATGAATTGCAGGCGATGGCTGCTGGACGTGCTTCTGTTACTGGTGCTCCCAATATGGGGCAGCGACCACTGACACAAGTCGAAGTTGCAAAAGCGGAAGCAGAGCTACGTGCAGCTCGCTCTTTCTTTTACGAATCAATTGATGACGCTTGGGCGTCACTTGAAGAGGGAGGAGAGGTAAGCAAAGAGCAAACTAATCTGTTGCGCCTTTCTTCTACTCACCTTACACGCGTTGCTGCGGATGTAGCACGTAAAGTTCAAATGCTATCTGGTATGACTGGAATCTATAAAGCGAGCCCTCTTGCTCGTTTTGTTAATGACGCTCAGGTAGTGACTCAACACGCCTTTATGGGCGATATCACTTGGCAAAATGCCGGTGCCATTTTCTTTGGGCAGGATCCTCTGCCTGGTTATCTTTAA
- a CDS encoding aromatic-ring-hydroxylating dioxygenase subunit beta — protein MTVDANLVNNVTAFIWHEADLLDHKEYQDWLTLWNDSGLYIVPTDSNETDYEATLNLALDDKDMRRMRVTRLESGESVSAGAASMTVRMMSRVRIVEQNEEQVTARCAMTLNELRHGKLITYPADVEYILTPKGSSYSIQRKVVKLLHADGYLRTVSFIF, from the coding sequence ATGACGGTTGATGCAAATTTGGTAAACAACGTTACCGCGTTTATTTGGCACGAAGCCGATCTTCTTGATCATAAAGAATACCAAGATTGGTTGACTCTTTGGAATGACTCTGGACTTTACATTGTTCCAACAGACAGCAACGAAACGGATTACGAGGCGACTCTTAACCTTGCTTTAGATGACAAAGACATGCGCCGTATGCGTGTTACTCGTCTAGAAAGTGGTGAGTCTGTATCTGCAGGAGCTGCAAGCATGACGGTTCGTATGATGTCTCGTGTACGCATTGTTGAACAAAATGAAGAGCAAGTGACTGCACGATGCGCAATGACGCTAAACGAGCTGCGTCACGGTAAATTGATCACGTATCCTGCGGACGTTGAGTATATTTTAACGCCGAAAGGGAGCAGCTACAGCATTCAGCGTAAAGTGGTCAAACTGTTGCACGCTGACGGTTATTTAAGAACCGTCAGCTTTATTTTCTAA